A genomic region of Vicinamibacterales bacterium contains the following coding sequences:
- a CDS encoding CehA/McbA family metallohydrolase: MNARRARTLSLLVLAAGIVLGGVKGDDSAPGPLVSGEYTVLAGDFHVHSSPDAMTPWDAASEARRRRLDVIALTSHNSMAGWWLWRHAPWREPGVMVLPGEELTGVGYHMALVGLSTTVAWHQSPAAAAAAAHAQGAVAILAHPMTARPYATTDEDLRALDGMELVPAPPPSTRDWARQKFVGLYARASAGRRVAIIGSSDYHYSAPIGLSRTYVFVRDVSPAGVLEAIRSARTVACDLRGVTDGPSDLAAIVAARCRADALAAPVGDSPWARLGMPLSWGALVALVLLGAA; this comes from the coding sequence GTGAACGCCCGTCGGGCCAGGACCCTCAGTCTCCTCGTGCTCGCCGCCGGCATCGTCCTCGGCGGCGTGAAGGGGGACGACTCTGCGCCCGGACCTCTCGTGAGCGGTGAGTACACGGTTCTCGCCGGCGACTTTCACGTCCACAGCTCCCCTGACGCCATGACGCCGTGGGATGCGGCGAGCGAGGCGCGGCGGCGACGCCTCGACGTCATCGCCTTGACGAGCCACAATTCGATGGCCGGCTGGTGGCTCTGGCGGCACGCGCCGTGGCGGGAACCCGGCGTGATGGTGCTGCCGGGAGAAGAGCTGACGGGCGTGGGCTATCACATGGCGCTTGTCGGTCTCTCGACGACGGTCGCCTGGCACCAGAGCCCGGCCGCCGCCGCCGCCGCCGCGCACGCACAGGGGGCGGTCGCCATTCTGGCGCACCCGATGACCGCGCGTCCCTACGCGACCACCGACGAAGACCTGCGCGCGCTCGACGGGATGGAACTCGTGCCGGCGCCGCCGCCGTCGACGCGGGACTGGGCGCGCCAGAAGTTCGTCGGGTTGTACGCCCGGGCGTCAGCGGGGCGGCGCGTGGCGATCATCGGCTCGTCCGACTACCACTACTCGGCGCCGATCGGGCTGTCGCGAACGTATGTCTTCGTGCGCGATGTGTCGCCGGCGGGTGTGCTCGAGGCGATCCGCTCGGCGCGCACGGTCGCCTGCGACTTGCGTGGGGTGACCGACGGCCCCTCCGATCTCGCGGCCATCGTCGCGGCGCGCTGCCGGGCGGACGCGCTCGCGGCTCCGGTCGGCGACTCGCCGTGGGCGCGGCTGGGGATGCCGCTCAGCTGGGGCGCCCTTGTCGCCCTCGTCCTGCTCGGCGCAGCCTAG
- a CDS encoding proline racemase family protein gives MRLSSLVHAIDLHAGGEPGRVIVGGVRDVPGRTMFEKMQHLARHQDGLRLRMLREPRGYPAANCNLVLPSAHPDADAGFVIMEQVEYPPMSGTNTICVTTALLETGMIPMREPVTELTLEAPAGLIRVRADCRDGKVTQVTFRNVPAFAVHLDVEVDVPTLGRIRVDVAWGGMFYVIADAAAFGLALTPDEGREITRIGEMIKTAAREQLPVSHPDNPAVKDVTIAQLSGPALSNANHRRNAVIVSTGALDWNRPSTWTGALDRSPCGTGTCARMATLHARGLLPIGEPFRHEGILGTVFTGMLLEETTVGPYRAVVPELSGTAWITGIAQYTVDPTDPFPDGFTVGDIW, from the coding sequence ATGCGCCTCTCGTCGCTTGTTCACGCCATCGACCTGCATGCGGGCGGCGAGCCTGGCCGGGTCATCGTCGGCGGCGTCCGCGACGTGCCGGGCCGGACGATGTTCGAGAAGATGCAGCACCTGGCGCGGCACCAGGACGGGCTGCGGCTTCGCATGCTGCGCGAGCCGCGCGGCTATCCTGCCGCCAACTGCAATCTGGTACTGCCATCCGCGCACCCCGACGCGGATGCCGGCTTCGTCATCATGGAGCAGGTCGAATACCCGCCGATGTCTGGCACGAACACGATTTGCGTGACGACGGCGCTGCTCGAGACCGGCATGATCCCGATGCGGGAGCCGGTGACCGAGCTGACACTCGAAGCGCCCGCCGGGCTGATCCGCGTCCGGGCCGACTGCCGCGACGGCAAGGTGACGCAGGTAACGTTTCGCAACGTGCCGGCGTTCGCCGTGCATCTCGACGTTGAGGTCGACGTGCCGACGCTCGGCCGGATCCGCGTGGACGTCGCCTGGGGCGGCATGTTCTATGTGATCGCAGACGCCGCGGCCTTCGGCCTCGCGCTCACCCCCGACGAAGGGCGCGAGATCACCCGCATCGGCGAAATGATCAAGACCGCGGCGCGGGAACAGCTGCCCGTGTCGCATCCGGACAATCCCGCCGTCAAGGATGTGACCATCGCGCAGCTTTCGGGGCCGGCGCTGTCGAACGCGAATCACCGCCGCAATGCGGTGATCGTCTCCACCGGCGCGCTCGACTGGAACCGTCCGTCCACCTGGACCGGCGCGCTCGATAGGTCGCCATGCGGAACCGGCACGTGCGCCAGGATGGCGACGCTTCACGCGCGAGGGCTGCTCCCGATCGGCGAGCCGTTCCGCCACGAGGGAATCCTGGGGACCGTGTTCACCGGCATGCTGCTCGAGGAGACGACGGTCGGCCCCTATCGCGCGGTCGTGCCGGAGCTCTCGGGGACCGCCTGGATCACCGGCATCGCCCAGTACACGGTCGACCCGACAGACCCGTTTCCCGACGGCTTCACGGTCGGCGACATCTGGTGA
- a CDS encoding ATP-binding protein, producing the protein MSDRAAAVDPVQAATLRWLDELSEEGIFTTDTQLVVRSWNRFMSELTGVQPEAAIGQPLLDLLPELAERRTDAHYRAALAGEARVLAHRFHRYLVADRGGAGEPAQSARITPLEHDGAIIGTLTVISDVSERIASERELRSRIEFAETARAIAEDAVRVKDEFLATLSHEIRTPLNAVLGWTKILLARPLDQALTTRALQIIDRNASAQTRLIDDMLDMARIMSGKLRLETQPVDLAAIAGAAIDVVAPTAAVKGLTLVADIGTARPWMMGDADRLQQIVWNLLSNAIKFTERGGTITLSLARDNAWLTLRVSDTGRGIEADFLPQIFERFRQADASASRRHGGLGLGLPLVRTLTELHGGSVSASSEPGRGSAFTVTFPGRTELTDAESMAAVAADADRVLPGVRVLLVEDQQDSRDMIVAALQHYGVDVTEAGTSREALESLDAALAAHRPPAAIISDIGLPGEDGFHLMELLRARPPSRGGGIPVIAVTAYGHPQDKRRALAAGFSLHLTKPVDPGELASALAGIIRSRG; encoded by the coding sequence GTGAGCGACCGCGCCGCCGCCGTCGATCCGGTCCAGGCCGCGACGCTGCGCTGGCTCGACGAGCTGTCCGAGGAGGGGATCTTCACCACCGATACCCAGCTCGTGGTGAGGAGCTGGAACCGGTTCATGAGCGAGCTCACCGGCGTGCAGCCCGAGGCGGCCATCGGCCAACCGCTCCTCGACCTGCTGCCCGAGCTGGCGGAGCGGCGGACGGACGCGCACTACCGAGCCGCGCTGGCCGGCGAAGCGCGCGTGCTGGCGCACCGGTTCCACCGCTATCTCGTCGCCGACCGCGGCGGTGCCGGCGAGCCGGCACAGAGCGCGCGGATCACGCCGCTCGAACACGACGGCGCCATCATCGGCACGCTCACCGTCATCAGCGACGTCAGCGAACGGATTGCGAGCGAGCGCGAGCTGCGCTCGCGGATCGAGTTTGCCGAGACGGCGCGCGCCATCGCCGAAGACGCCGTCCGCGTCAAGGACGAGTTCCTCGCCACGCTGTCGCACGAGATTCGGACGCCGCTCAACGCCGTCCTCGGCTGGACCAAGATCCTGCTGGCGCGGCCGCTCGATCAGGCGTTGACTACGCGCGCGCTGCAGATCATCGACCGCAACGCGAGCGCACAGACCCGCCTCATCGACGACATGCTCGACATGGCGCGCATCATGAGCGGCAAGCTGCGCCTCGAGACGCAGCCGGTCGATCTGGCTGCCATCGCGGGCGCCGCCATCGATGTCGTCGCGCCCACTGCGGCCGTCAAGGGGCTGACGCTCGTCGCCGACATCGGGACCGCCCGGCCGTGGATGATGGGGGACGCCGATCGCCTGCAGCAGATCGTCTGGAACCTGCTGTCGAACGCCATCAAGTTCACCGAACGCGGGGGCACCATCACGCTGTCGCTGGCGCGTGACAACGCCTGGCTGACGCTGCGGGTCAGCGACACCGGCCGCGGCATCGAGGCCGACTTCCTGCCGCAGATCTTCGAGCGGTTCCGTCAGGCCGACGCGTCGGCGAGCCGGCGCCACGGCGGGCTGGGCCTCGGGCTGCCGCTGGTCCGGACGCTGACCGAACTGCACGGCGGTTCCGTCAGCGCGTCGAGCGAGCCGGGCCGCGGCAGCGCCTTCACCGTGACGTTCCCAGGGCGAACGGAACTGACCGACGCAGAGTCGATGGCTGCCGTCGCCGCCGATGCCGACCGCGTGCTGCCCGGCGTCCGCGTGCTGCTGGTCGAGGATCAGCAGGATTCGCGCGACATGATTGTCGCCGCGCTCCAGCACTACGGCGTCGACGTCACGGAGGCGGGCACCTCGCGTGAAGCGCTTGAGTCGCTCGACGCCGCCCTGGCGGCCCATCGTCCACCCGCGGCGATCATCTCCGACATCGGCCTGCCGGGTGAAGACGGCTTCCACCTGATGGAGCTGCTGCGGGCACGGCCGCCGTCGCGCGGGGGCGGCATTCCGGTGATCGCCGTGACCGCCTACGGGCACCCGCAGGACAAGCGGCGGGCGCTCGCGGCCGGCTTCAGCCTGCACCTGACGAAACCGGTCGATCCGGGGGAACTCGCGTCCGCGCTCGCCGGCATCATCCGCAGCCGCGGCTGA
- a CDS encoding DinB family protein, which yields MRRSQILIAAALLAAPAAAFAQAQTPAGQTFTLSGNMQRGYTNIERNLLEAAEKMPDADYTFKPTPDIRPFGQLVAHVALSQFSTCAALKGDAAPPHKDDKEETTRTKAELVALLKDSTAYCDPVLTPLKDEDMPVLTKSGPNQVAKGLFLLGTVSHGNEMYGTMSVYLRLKGLVPPSTERQNAAKKSH from the coding sequence ATGCGACGTTCCCAGATCCTGATTGCCGCCGCGCTCCTCGCAGCGCCGGCCGCCGCCTTCGCGCAGGCGCAGACGCCGGCCGGCCAGACGTTCACGTTGTCGGGCAACATGCAGCGCGGTTACACGAACATCGAACGCAACCTGCTCGAAGCGGCCGAGAAAATGCCGGACGCCGACTACACGTTCAAGCCGACCCCCGACATCCGTCCCTTCGGCCAGCTCGTCGCGCACGTGGCGCTCTCGCAGTTTTCGACCTGTGCGGCGCTGAAGGGCGACGCGGCGCCGCCGCACAAGGACGACAAGGAAGAAACCACGCGCACGAAGGCGGAGCTGGTCGCGCTCCTGAAGGACTCGACCGCCTATTGCGATCCGGTGCTGACGCCCCTGAAAGACGAGGACATGCCGGTGCTGACCAAGAGTGGGCCGAATCAGGTGGCCAAGGGGCTGTTCCTCCTCGGGACCGTGAGCCATGGCAACGAGATGTACGGGACCATGTCGGTCTACTTGCGGCTGAAGGGTCTGGTGCCTCCTTCGACGGAACGACAGAACGCCGCCAAGAAGAGCCACTGA
- a CDS encoding LytTR family DNA-binding domain-containing protein, with amino-acid sequence MTTPVPASVSIHASTRVWRAVIVDDEPPARQTLRLLLGREKDFTLVAECGHGRETIDVVSACRPDVLFLDVRMPGPDGFAVLRELGPGAVPAVVFVTAYDRYAAQAFEEHAVDYLLKPFTDERFAGVVEHVRRRLRERALATLGERLPALLADSAARSERRPFVIKDGSRTHVVAEADIAWVEAEDYYIAIHANGRRILARESLKTIEARLDPAMFARVHRSAIVNTRFIKAIEPVASGDQRLLLVDGTVLRVSRTHRAALMRRL; translated from the coding sequence ATGACGACACCGGTGCCGGCTTCCGTGTCGATCCACGCGTCAACCCGCGTCTGGCGCGCGGTGATCGTCGACGACGAGCCGCCGGCGCGGCAGACGCTGCGCCTGCTGCTCGGCCGCGAGAAGGATTTCACGCTGGTCGCCGAGTGCGGTCATGGCCGAGAGACGATCGACGTGGTCTCCGCCTGCCGGCCCGACGTGCTGTTTCTCGACGTGCGGATGCCTGGGCCGGACGGTTTCGCCGTGCTGCGCGAGCTGGGGCCCGGGGCGGTGCCGGCGGTGGTCTTCGTGACCGCCTACGATCGCTACGCCGCGCAGGCGTTCGAGGAGCACGCGGTCGACTACCTGCTGAAGCCGTTCACCGACGAACGCTTCGCCGGCGTCGTCGAACACGTCCGGCGGCGGCTGCGCGAGCGGGCGCTGGCGACACTCGGCGAGCGGCTGCCGGCGCTGCTGGCGGACTCGGCGGCGCGAAGCGAGCGCCGGCCGTTCGTAATCAAGGACGGTTCGCGGACCCACGTCGTCGCCGAAGCGGACATCGCCTGGGTCGAGGCAGAGGACTACTACATCGCGATCCACGCCAACGGGCGGCGCATACTGGCGCGCGAATCGCTCAAGACCATCGAGGCGCGGCTCGATCCGGCGATGTTCGCGCGCGTCCACCGCTCGGCGATCGTCAACACCCGCTTCATCAAGGCGATCGAGCCGGTCGCCTCCGGCGACCAGCGGCTGCTGCTCGTGGACGGCACGGTGCTGCGGGTGAGCCGCACGCATCGCGCCGCGCTGATGCGGCGCCTGTGA
- a CDS encoding GGDEF domain-containing protein, producing MELLLWRWSTSAQVASALLIAVFFSVLGRSMRRGELRHFVQAWQANLVALVVTIVFWFARPASRGPLAALVWGYFFFKTMFVVLLALGARRFVRPNAPALGARAALMVAIAALAPAAAVSGLGGIGVVESTAITLVLAAAALELWKSGVLAGWLTVGYLVRAALGAVEAVAYGSQLVAVPWLPADRVAVVLATHSAFDTGAEWMIALGCVLVVYRGIQTELTSANSRLVEAKEALQELADHDSLTGLANRRVMPAVLRQAFDTGATILFFDLNDFKRVNDTHGHEAGDECLKRFATALRSSFRPADHVIRYAGDEFVVVAAGVEPPQILERVEQVTARLTAEPVRGDAIQFAVGHAYLPVHGDVEAAMRSADEQMYRQKPSR from the coding sequence ATGGAATTGCTGCTCTGGCGCTGGAGCACCTCCGCACAGGTCGCTTCGGCGCTCCTCATCGCCGTCTTTTTCTCGGTGCTCGGCCGGTCGATGCGCCGCGGCGAACTGCGGCACTTCGTGCAGGCGTGGCAGGCCAATCTGGTCGCGCTCGTCGTGACGATCGTGTTCTGGTTCGCGCGTCCGGCGTCACGTGGGCCGCTGGCGGCGCTCGTCTGGGGTTACTTCTTCTTCAAGACCATGTTCGTCGTGCTGCTCGCCCTCGGCGCGCGGCGCTTCGTGCGGCCGAACGCGCCAGCGCTGGGGGCGCGCGCCGCACTCATGGTCGCGATCGCCGCGCTGGCGCCGGCCGCCGCGGTCAGCGGCCTCGGCGGCATCGGCGTCGTCGAGTCGACGGCCATTACGCTCGTCCTCGCCGCGGCGGCGCTGGAGCTGTGGAAGAGCGGCGTCCTGGCGGGATGGCTGACGGTCGGCTACCTGGTGCGCGCCGCGCTGGGGGCGGTCGAGGCGGTGGCCTACGGCTCGCAGCTCGTCGCGGTGCCCTGGCTCCCCGCTGACCGCGTCGCCGTCGTGCTGGCGACGCATTCGGCCTTCGACACCGGTGCCGAGTGGATGATCGCGCTTGGCTGCGTGCTCGTCGTCTATCGCGGCATCCAGACGGAGCTGACGTCGGCGAACTCGCGCCTGGTCGAGGCGAAGGAGGCGCTGCAGGAGCTCGCCGACCACGATTCGCTGACCGGCCTCGCCAACCGGCGTGTCATGCCGGCCGTGCTGCGGCAGGCGTTCGACACCGGCGCGACGATCCTGTTCTTCGATCTGAACGACTTCAAGCGCGTCAACGACACCCACGGGCACGAGGCCGGAGACGAGTGCCTGAAACGGTTCGCGACGGCGCTGCGCTCCAGTTTCCGTCCGGCGGATCACGTCATCCGCTATGCCGGCGACGAGTTCGTCGTCGTCGCCGCGGGGGTCGAGCCGCCGCAGATCCTCGAACGCGTCGAGCAGGTGACGGCGCGCCTGACCGCCGAACCGGTTCGCGGAGACGCGATCCAGTTCGCGGTGGGCCACGCCTACCTGCCGGTCCACGGCGACGTCGAGGCGGCGATGCGCAGCGCCGACGAACAGATGTACCGGCAGAAGCCATCGCGCTGA
- a CDS encoding DUF6526 family protein: MSAAPQNYKNHTKIVPIYHFFALPVAAANAVTLVVRAIFHFSWDTAIAALMGIALVLMFLLARIFALTVQDRVIRLEMRLRLRELLPSDQHPRIAELTRDQLVALRFAGDAELPALARRVLDERLTDRKAIKQLIRDWEVDSLRA, encoded by the coding sequence ATGAGCGCCGCTCCGCAGAACTACAAGAACCACACGAAGATCGTCCCCATCTACCACTTTTTCGCGCTTCCGGTCGCGGCCGCGAACGCGGTCACGCTGGTCGTCCGCGCCATCTTCCATTTCTCGTGGGACACCGCCATTGCGGCGCTGATGGGCATCGCGCTGGTATTGATGTTCCTGCTGGCGCGGATCTTCGCGCTGACCGTGCAGGATCGCGTCATCCGGCTCGAGATGCGGCTGCGGCTGCGCGAACTGCTGCCGTCCGACCAGCATCCACGCATCGCCGAACTGACCCGCGATCAGCTCGTCGCCCTGCGATTTGCCGGCGACGCGGAGCTGCCGGCGCTCGCGCGCCGGGTGCTCGACGAGAGGCTGACCGACCGCAAGGCCATCAAACAGCTCATTCGCGACTGGGAAGTGGACAGTCTTCGAGCGTGA
- a CDS encoding histidine kinase, with amino-acid sequence MKGAKAWAVVSAFWVFVTLLYVGQIVWLSRMPGEQIDLRAALAWQTTYYLLWIPLTLLVWRLTADWIPDAPRDWARIVLRHLPLVVAISLVHFACVALLSRLLHVAMVPGLWPSMVAQMRGRLHLELLIYTAAAATGAVLGLHDRYRDRQLAALKLEGELAAARLDALRTQLQPHFLFNSLHSIASLARAGDTAGVVRLIAGFSELLRSLLEQEERYLPLADELQLVERYLEIQRVRFADRLQTSIDADPAVTRARVPLLVVQPLVENALRHGLGPRVAPGTLAVRASREDGWTRIDVEDTGLGLPSGWTLASTRGTGLRNLAARLTGEFGASCSLDVVPREGGGVVATVRIPYAAM; translated from the coding sequence ATGAAAGGCGCGAAGGCGTGGGCTGTCGTGTCGGCGTTCTGGGTATTCGTCACGCTGCTCTACGTCGGCCAGATCGTCTGGCTGTCGCGCATGCCGGGAGAGCAGATCGACCTGCGCGCCGCGCTCGCCTGGCAGACGACCTACTACCTGCTCTGGATTCCCTTGACGCTGCTGGTGTGGCGCCTGACTGCCGACTGGATTCCCGATGCGCCGCGCGACTGGGCGCGCATCGTCCTCCGGCATCTGCCTCTCGTCGTGGCGATCTCGCTGGTGCATTTTGCCTGCGTCGCGTTGCTGTCGCGGCTTCTCCACGTGGCGATGGTGCCGGGGCTGTGGCCGTCGATGGTCGCCCAGATGCGCGGCCGGCTGCACCTGGAGCTGCTGATCTACACGGCGGCGGCCGCCACCGGCGCCGTGCTGGGTCTCCACGACCGCTATCGCGATCGGCAGCTTGCGGCGCTGAAACTGGAAGGGGAGCTCGCGGCGGCACGGCTCGACGCGCTGCGCACCCAGCTGCAGCCGCACTTTCTCTTCAACAGCCTGCACTCGATCGCGTCGCTCGCCAGGGCCGGCGATACGGCGGGCGTCGTGCGCCTGATCGCCGGGTTCAGCGAGTTGTTGCGATCGCTGCTCGAGCAGGAAGAGCGCTATCTGCCGCTCGCCGACGAGCTGCAACTCGTCGAGCGCTATCTCGAGATTCAGCGCGTCCGCTTCGCCGATCGCCTTCAGACGTCGATCGACGCGGACCCGGCCGTGACGCGCGCGCGCGTGCCGTTGCTCGTCGTGCAGCCGCTCGTCGAGAACGCCCTGCGCCACGGCCTGGGTCCGCGCGTCGCGCCGGGCACGCTGGCGGTGCGCGCCTCGCGCGAAGACGGGTGGACGCGCATCGACGTCGAGGACACCGGTCTGGGTCTGCCGTCCGGCTGGACGCTGGCCAGCACGCGCGGCACCGGACTGCGCAACCTCGCGGCGCGTCTTACCGGAGAGTTCGGCGCCTCGTGCTCGCTCGACGTGGTGCCCCGTGAGGGCGGCGGCGTCGTGGCCACCGTCCGGATCCCGTATGCGGCGATGTAA
- a CDS encoding VOC family protein has protein sequence MTAAKRGRFVWHDLMTPDPAAAKTFYSAVTGWSTQPFGDAYLMWVANGTPLGGVMALPDPSAPIGWVAYITVPDVDAAAAVAQSLGGRIVKPPASIPTVGRFAILADPQGAMFCLFSWETDRPTEDTAAKPGEFSWHELATTDWRGAWTFYEQLFGWEKRNEHDMGPMGVYMLFGVGGVESGGMFDKPAAMPGAPAWLPYVRVESADAAAERVKANGGTVVNGPMDVPGGDRIAQCVDPQGAAFAVHSKKAGAD, from the coding sequence ATGACGGCAGCCAAGCGTGGACGATTCGTGTGGCACGACCTGATGACGCCGGACCCGGCGGCGGCGAAGACCTTCTACAGCGCGGTGACTGGGTGGAGCACCCAGCCCTTCGGCGACGCATACCTGATGTGGGTCGCGAACGGCACGCCGCTTGGCGGCGTGATGGCACTCCCGGATCCCTCTGCACCCATCGGCTGGGTGGCGTACATCACAGTTCCGGACGTCGATGCGGCCGCCGCGGTGGCGCAGTCGCTCGGCGGCCGCATCGTCAAGCCGCCGGCGTCGATACCGACGGTCGGCCGCTTTGCGATTCTTGCCGATCCTCAAGGCGCGATGTTCTGCCTGTTCTCGTGGGAAACCGACCGGCCGACGGAGGACACCGCCGCGAAACCGGGCGAGTTCTCGTGGCACGAGCTGGCCACCACCGACTGGCGCGGGGCCTGGACCTTCTACGAGCAGCTGTTCGGCTGGGAAAAGCGCAACGAGCACGACATGGGACCGATGGGCGTCTACATGCTGTTTGGCGTTGGCGGCGTCGAATCCGGGGGCATGTTCGACAAGCCGGCCGCAATGCCGGGCGCGCCGGCGTGGCTGCCCTACGTGCGGGTCGAGAGCGCGGACGCCGCCGCCGAGCGGGTGAAGGCCAACGGCGGCACGGTCGTCAACGGGCCGATGGACGTGCCGGGCGGCGATCGCATCGCGCAGTGCGTCGATCCGCAGGGCGCGGCGTTCGCGGTGCACTCGAAGAAGGCGGGCGCCGACTAA
- a CDS encoding ATP-binding protein, whose amino-acid sequence MSSELQQRLLALVSRAGHLLGSPRMEDVLPGILAVASESLLADGYAVWRLDRARGRWVIASHAGVSETFASGGISTYLGQSAMPMKMQPIVAEDVRATPTLAQRAAAYEQEGIVSILAVPLAVDVDGDGTLVFYWRARRTLASDDVELGAALAHLAGAALRTADLHAEQLRAERQTRFLAEAAGALASSLDYGQTLQTMAQLAVPHIADWCAIDIVDAAGAVELLALSHVDPARVAMARAFATKYPPDPQSPTGTLAVIRTGKPELLPLLTDEMIERGGRSDEHRADVRALGIASFMIVPLRTRRGIVGAMTFVAAESRRSFTPADLRFAETVADRAAVAIDNARAYDEAQRANRVKDEFLATLSHELRTPLNAILGYAQMLRGGAIAAERHEAALEVIERNAQVLTQLVGDILDVSRIVSGKMKLSVQAVELGPLFADALGTVLPAAERRGIRLTSRVAPDLVTVHADPDRLRQVLWNLLTNAVKFTPAGGRVEVNAARVAPDGVELTVIDTGRGISTDFMPFLFERFRQADGPYSREHGGLGLGLSIARNIVEMHGGTIHAESEGDGRGATFRVRLPDPAPSS is encoded by the coding sequence ATGTCGAGCGAGTTGCAACAGCGTCTTCTCGCCCTGGTGTCCCGCGCCGGTCACCTGCTCGGATCGCCGCGCATGGAAGACGTCCTCCCAGGCATCCTGGCAGTCGCGTCCGAAAGCCTGCTCGCCGACGGCTACGCGGTCTGGCGGCTGGATCGGGCCCGTGGCCGTTGGGTGATCGCCTCGCACGCCGGCGTCTCTGAAACGTTCGCGTCCGGCGGCATTTCGACGTACCTGGGCCAGTCGGCGATGCCGATGAAGATGCAGCCGATCGTGGCCGAGGACGTCCGCGCCACGCCGACGCTCGCGCAACGGGCCGCCGCCTACGAGCAGGAGGGCATCGTTTCAATCCTCGCCGTGCCGCTCGCCGTCGACGTGGACGGGGACGGCACGCTGGTGTTCTACTGGCGCGCGCGACGGACCCTCGCGTCCGACGACGTCGAGCTCGGGGCGGCGCTGGCGCACCTGGCCGGCGCGGCGCTCAGGACCGCCGATCTGCACGCCGAGCAGCTGCGGGCCGAGCGCCAGACGCGCTTCCTCGCCGAGGCGGCCGGCGCGCTCGCGAGCTCGCTCGACTACGGCCAGACGCTCCAGACGATGGCGCAGCTGGCGGTTCCGCACATCGCCGACTGGTGCGCCATCGACATCGTCGACGCCGCCGGCGCGGTCGAGCTGCTGGCGCTGAGCCATGTCGATCCGGCGCGGGTCGCGATGGCGCGCGCCTTCGCGACGAAGTATCCACCGGATCCGCAGTCGCCGACCGGCACACTCGCGGTCATCCGCACGGGAAAGCCCGAGCTCCTGCCGCTCCTGACCGACGAGATGATCGAGCGGGGCGGCCGCAGCGACGAGCACCGCGCCGACGTGCGCGCGCTGGGCATCGCCTCGTTCATGATCGTGCCGCTTCGGACCCGACGCGGCATCGTCGGCGCGATGACCTTCGTAGCCGCGGAGTCGCGCCGCTCCTTCACGCCCGCCGACTTGCGCTTCGCCGAGACCGTCGCCGATCGGGCGGCCGTGGCGATCGACAATGCCCGCGCCTACGACGAGGCGCAGCGCGCCAATCGCGTCAAGGACGAATTCCTGGCGACCCTCTCGCACGAGCTGCGGACGCCGCTCAACGCCATCCTCGGCTATGCCCAGATGCTGCGCGGGGGAGCGATCGCCGCCGAACGGCATGAGGCAGCGCTCGAAGTGATCGAGCGCAACGCGCAGGTGCTGACGCAGCTCGTCGGCGACATCCTCGACGTGTCGCGGATCGTCTCTGGCAAGATGAAGCTCTCGGTGCAGGCCGTCGAGCTTGGACCGCTGTTCGCCGACGCACTCGGCACCGTCCTGCCGGCCGCTGAGCGCCGCGGCATCCGGCTCACGTCGCGCGTCGCCCCAGATCTCGTGACGGTCCACGCCGACCCGGATCGGCTGCGGCAGGTGCTGTGGAACCTGCTGACCAACGCCGTCAAGTTCACACCGGCGGGCGGGCGCGTCGAGGTGAACGCCGCGCGGGTGGCGCCGGACGGCGTCGAGCTGACGGTGATCGATACCGGGCGCGGCATCTCGACCGATTTCATGCCGTTCCTCTTCGAGCGGTTCCGGCAGGCCGACGGGCCGTACTCGCGCGAGCATGGCGGGCTCGGACTCGGACTGTCGATCGCGCGCAACATCGTCGAGATGCACGGCGGCACGATCCACGCGGAAAGCGAGGGCGACGGACGCGGCGCGACGTTCCGCGTCCGGCTGCCGGATCCTGCTCCCTCCTCTTAG